A single Polyodon spathula isolate WHYD16114869_AA chromosome 6, ASM1765450v1, whole genome shotgun sequence DNA region contains:
- the LOC121316980 gene encoding 40S ribosomal protein S12-like — translation MAEEGIAAGGVMDVNTALQEVLKTALIHDGLSRGIREAAKALDKRQAHLCVLAGNCDEPMYVKLVEALCAEHQINLIKVDDNKKLGEWVGLCKIDREGKPRKVVGCSCVVIKDYGKESQAKDVIEEYFKAKK, via the exons ATGGCCGAGGAAGG CATTGCTGCTGGAGGTGTGATGGATGTTAACACCGCTCTTCAGGAAGTGCTGAAGACCGCACTCATCCACGATGGCTTGTCTCGCGGTATCCGTGAAGCAGCCAAAGCGCTGGACAA ACGTCAAGCCCACCTCTGCGTTCTTGCTGGCAACTGCGATGAACCCATGTATGTGAAGCTTGTCGAAGCTCTCTGTGCTGAGCATCAAATCAACCTTATTAAG GTTGATGACAATAAGAAGCTTGGTGAGTGGGTGGGTCTCTGCAAGATTGACAGAGAGGGCAAGCCCCGCAAGGTTGTTGGTTGCAGTTGCGTTGTCATCAAG gatTATGGCAAGGAATCTCAAGCCAAGGATGTCATTGAAGAGTACTTCAAGGCCaagaaataa
- the zgc:153284 gene encoding SH3 domain-binding glutamic acid-rich-like protein 3 has protein sequence MVLTIYYTSVSGSREVKQQQHAIFQYLDSMKIKYNLIDIATSNDLKEEMYRKTGKTEIMPPQIFNGDIYCGDYSMFFEAVEDMKVKEFFQLK, from the exons ATGGTTCTGACGATATACTATACCAGTGTTAGTGGATCTAGAGAg GTGAAACAGCAGCAACATGCAATCTTTCAATATCTGGATTCCATGAAGATAAAATATAATCTCATTGACATTGCGACCAGTAATGATTTGAAAGAAGAAATGTACCGAAAAACTGGAAAGACTGAAATAATGCCACCTCAGATCTTCAATGGCGATATCTACTGTGGA GACTATTCAATGTTCTTTGAAGCTGTAGAAGATATGAAAGTGAAGGAGTTTTTCCAGTTAAAATAA